A window of the Candidatus Methylomirabilota bacterium genome harbors these coding sequences:
- a CDS encoding pyridoxamine 5'-phosphate oxidase family protein, with translation MTTYSQAGKPGMVPTWCWLHDDALYFTTQRASLKARRIRNGGRVTVNVGTKDGPVFEGHAEWVDDRPDLEGAILAAYRRKYWILVPLWMGRYIRKGLRAKTSVLIRILTSLPI, from the coding sequence CTACAGCCAGGCGGGCAAGCCCGGCATGGTTCCGACCTGGTGCTGGCTCCACGACGATGCGCTGTACTTCACGACCCAGCGCGCGAGCCTCAAGGCGAGGCGCATCAGGAACGGTGGGCGCGTCACCGTCAATGTCGGCACGAAGGACGGCCCCGTATTCGAGGGGCACGCGGAGTGGGTGGACGACAGGCCCGACCTGGAAGGGGCCATCCTGGCGGCGTATCGGCGCAAGTACTGGATCCTCGTGCCGCTGTGGATGGGCCGCTACATCCGCAAAGGTCTCCGGGCGAAGACCAGCGTCCTCATCCGCATCCTGACCTCTCTGCCAATTTGA